Genomic segment of Coffea arabica cultivar ET-39 chromosome 1e, Coffea Arabica ET-39 HiFi, whole genome shotgun sequence:
ttaattgaaagattctCACATCAGATAATGTTGAGCTTCCTGGATTTGCTTATGGAAATTATGCTTAAATCTCTCCATTTCTACTATAATCTGCAACAGGTCATAACAAAGGGaagatttcttaagaaaataatgaaaatatatCAAAACTTGTAAAGAAAGCATCACAACCATTTACTGCATATATGCATCTAAAGACAACACCCGCAGAAAGCAGTAAATACCAATCTAATTAATATATAGTGTAATTTGGTACCCTTGAAAAGAATGACTAGGTTTATTGTTGCTTCTACAATTTGGCACATATATAGTTCAAAAGTGTCAGTAATATCATGTCAAAAGGTGATGGCATCTATCAAAATTACACTAATTAACAATCTATAAGGACAGAAACAGATTTAATCTAGGTAATTCTTATGTTTGAGTGTTCTTGTGAAGTTGATTGTAAAAGATAGTCAACCATTCTGCAATAGGATGCATATTTGCAAATTAACAGTCCTGATAGGCGTACATATTCCAATATCAAACAAATATTACCTCGTTAATTTCTGCACTAGCCACTCCATAAAGTTCACGAGCATTATCCAAAATTGCATTTGGAATTCCAAGCCTTTCAGCAATGCTGATTGCATTTGAACGGCCTGGAAAGGTGAGAtgtacaaggaagaaaaacccaTGTAAATAGGTTTATACAAATGCTAAAAACACCTCAATCACACAAATGATTCTTGTTTATAATATGAATATTTCGGCAAAGGAACTGCAACTAATGAAGAACCGGTTACCACCAAATTGAAAAGAGAACCTGGTACTCCCCAAAGAATCCTAAAGGTGGGCTTCAAGTTCATCTCGTGAAACTCCATGCATGCATTTTCGAAGGCTTTATTGCTGTCAGTCGTGTTTTCCAACAGGAAGCCATCAGTTCGAGATTGGCATGCAGTTAGACAAGAAATTGTACCTTCTCGCAAACTACCTGTATTTAAGGGTTTTAAGTTCTCCATGATGTGTTGTTGCCATTGTTAGTAATGGACCAGCCTCTGCAAAAGATTCAAGCAATGCCATTCCCAATGCAGCGCCTTCTTGGGGATTTGTTCCTGCGCCCACCTATAAAAGGAGGTAATGCATGGTGCTATCTCTAAACAAGCAGGGTCTCTATAAATTAAATCACATAAACGAGTCAAACAAATGAACTGTAAAATTGtcccaacaaaaataaaaaatgaaactaGGAACTTCTTCACAGCACATACTTCATCTAGTAGCACTAATGACAAAGTTGTTGAATGAGATAGAATTTCCTGCAAAAGAGTAAGCAAAATCATGTAGCCAGGTCAATAAAGGAACTAGCTCAGCAAAGTTTTAGTAAAAAAATCAGGTAACAGTATGAGTTTAGAAAGCAGAATTAACCATGGCAATCAGAAGGATGGTACATCCCAGTACTGCAAGCAAGAGAGGACTAATTCTATGTAATCAAGCATTTAAGAGTGCATGGTCTCTCAGGAAGAGGCCCAAACATAGTTCTTCCTTTCTCTTACAGTTCACTGAAGAGTGTGAATGCTAAGAAGTAGTAGATCAAAAATCCACTAATCAACATCTCAGTTGCAAGCATTATACAAGAAGCAACAAAAAGTTGATGTTGGAGCTGTGAGCATAAAACATGCTAAAAGGCTCTTAATTAAACCCCGAACAAATGCTTCCAGCAGCACAGCCATGTCAATGTAGAGAAGTCTATTTACGATATAAAATCATCAAGAGAAGAAGGCTAAGCttacaaaaaaatttcaaacaatTGGAATGAAGAAAAGTATTATTTCTGCCTAAGTTTGCTCAAAACTATGAATGTCTTCATATGGGGCTAAAAAATATGACCTAATGATGCCAACATCCTAATAATACAGAATAATGGTTAACTGACaattttttcttataatttaGTGTTCTATCCATTCAGTGCCTTGAGATTGGAGACCAATAAACCGAACTGTTAGGACCGGGCCAGGAAATAGACAAATCCAAGTTAGGACAAagtaggcggtataaccgaccatataatagataggtggtagataccagccatataataattaggcggtaaaaccgaccatataaagacggataacaaagcaaataaaagacacagaagatttacatggttcggtcaaattgacctacgtccacgggcgagggaggagcaatatttctactatgaagaagaaatacaaaaaacCGTAGGAAAAtggttcctaggccaataggcacttacaaaagagtttagaaaatattcctaaactcaaaacaagagagcctaaaatatttgactgaatgggctagatgactcaagaaactaatagcccatataactctcttgagtggtgcgaGTTTATTCCTTCATCAGGCTCCCTTATTTATAGGAAATCAAAGGAAGAATTCCTTTGGCTTCTACCGATGTGGGACGAAGCACCAAAAGCATTTGGTCAACAAATGCGgcttcaacaaatctccaccttgatgAGTCCCCAACATCGAGAGATTATAAACTTGCTCCACCTTCTTCATATAAGCCCCAATGGGCTTAAATCACCAATAACGAACACCAACCAAGTCCAAGCACTGCTTGAACTTGTAATTTGGAAGAGGCTTCGTAAACATATCGGCTGGATTGTCCTTAGtattgattttctgaataaggacttttccctcagcaatgatatcccgaatgaagtgatacttcacatcaatgtgtttcgtactctcatgatacatctgatctttagtcaagtgtatggcactttgactatcacagtgaatATCAATAACACCTTGATATAGACTTAGCTCGTTAAATAAACTCTTCAACCACaaggcttctttgattgcctcggtcacagccatatattctgcttcagtagtagacaaagctacgacaggttgtagagtagctttccaactaacagcaCAACCGCCAATGCAAAATACATAGTCTGAAAGTGATCTTCTCCTGTCAAGATCCCCAGCGTAGTTTGagtctacaaaaccaaccaaagtgttattatttcttccaaactccaaacatgtatttgaagtacctcgcaagtatctgagaatccacttcacagcTTGCCAATGTGCTTTACCAGGgcaagacatatatctgctaacaacactgactgcttgtgcaatatctggacgagtacaaaccattgcatacataacACTGCCGACAGCACTGGAATAAGGAACCCGTGTCATATAATCTTTCTCTTCATCTGATTTTGGTGATTGAGCAGCAGATAGCCGAAAATGGCTAGCAAGAGGAGTAGATActggtttagcatctttcatgccaaaacgctccaaAACTTTCTCAAGGTAATTTTTCTGGGTCAAGAACAATTTCCCTACTCCTCGATCTCGCTTGAtatccatgccaagaattttcttagctgctcccaaatctttcatttcaaattcactatttaactgcagtttcaaagtgtgaatttctgacaaattcttggcagcaatgagcatgtcatcaacataaagcagcaaataaatgaaagaaccatcatttaacttccggaagtaaacacaactatcatacatgctcctcaaataaccatgacccaacataaaggaatcaaatcttttat
This window contains:
- the LOC140009576 gene encoding uncharacterized protein isoform X2, with product MILLTLLQEILSHSTTLSLVLLDEVGAGTNPQEGAALGMALLESFAEAGPLLTMATTHHGELKTLKYSNKAFENACMEFHEMNLKPTFRILWGVPGRSNAISIAERLGIPNAILDNARELYGVASAEINEIIVEMERFKHNFHKQIQEAQHYLILSKKLHSDLVLTSKNVKEHQRNQRYKMTQKISETAGSARSRLHEKVRQLRTSHNNWQHRSMVKKSEDTLTSVDLQSEAGRSETSNASETLTANNTRQQPVPDKKAEIPKEGDTVVVPSLNKKAVVLKVEPSKEEIVVQAGNMKLKLRLVDVI
- the LOC140009576 gene encoding uncharacterized protein isoform X1, whose amino-acid sequence is MILLTLLQEILSHSTTLSLVLLDEVGAGTNPQEGAALGMALLESFAEAGPLLTMATTHHGELKTLKYSNKAFENACMEFHEMNLKPTFRILWGVPGRSNAISIAERLGIPNAILDNARELYGVASAEINEIIVEMERFKHNFHKQIQEAQHYLILSKKLHSDLVLTSKNVKEHQRNQRYKMTQKISETAGSARSRLHEKVRQLRTSHNNWQHRSMVKKSEDTLTSVDLQSEAGRSETSNASETLTANNTRQQPVPADKKAEIPKEGDTVVVPSLNKKAVVLKVEPSKEEIVVQAGNMKLKLRLVDVI